Genomic window (Lujinxingia vulgaris):
GTCAGCAGGGCCAGGAGCAAGGCGAAGGCCAGGCGCAATGGCGAGTGTGCGATGGGGAGGTGGGGGAGGTTCATGGGAGGCTCCGGGGGAGCGACGCGCACAGGCGCGGCGGGCAACTCCATCCCTAGCAAAAGCCCAGAAGGCCATCAACGGATCGGGGATCGGGGAGGCCTGCGGCCCTTTGAAGGGCCGCAGGTGCGAGGAGCGAAGGCCAGGCTTTAGTCGTCGCTCTGAGGGAAGGCGACGTCGACCCAGACCAGGTGGTGGTCGCTGACCTGAATCAGCTCGAAGTACGGCTCGGTGGAGGCGGGCCAGAAGACGCCCTGGCCGGTGACTTGGAGGGTGGCCGAGGGCAGGGCGTAGTCCAGGCGCAGGTTTCCGACGTTGGGGTTGAAGCGGGCGGTATCAAAGCGGTGGTCGGCCTGGTGCTCCAGGTTGGCGCCTTCGCGGGCGGTGCCGGAGGCGACCGCACCGGTGCTCTCGGGCTGCGGGTCGATGAGCGTGGCGTCGGCCACGAGCAGGTCGGCGGCGTCGAGGCCGTCGCCGTCGACCGGGTCGTCGTTGAGGTCGCCGACGATCACAAAGTGCGCGCCTTCTTCGAGGCCGCCGCTCTGGCCGGCGTCGTCGTAGATGTAGTCGGAGGCAGCCGGGCGGATGTAGTCGTGCCAGAAGCGGATCTCGTCGGCGTTGCGGCGTTTGTTGCGGCCCTCAGTCCCGTCGAAGGCCGGCGGGGTGGGGTGGCTGGCCAGCAGGTGGATCGTCTGTCCGTCGACCTCAATAGGAAGATCGACGTGGTTTTTGGAGGAGAGGCGAAGCACCTCGAGTGCGTCTGTGCTGTAGAAGTCTTCGGGGATGCGGTTGTCGGGCATGTCCTTCCACAAAAAGTTCTGGAAGGTGCGCATGCCTTCGAGGTCGATGGGGTATTTGGAGAGAACGGCGAAGGCGTACTGGCCGGGGAAGAGGCCAAAGCCGAAGGCGTCGTTTCCGTAGGCCTGGGTGCCGACGGTGTCTCCGACTTCGTTATCGCCGTTGAGGTCGAAGCCCGAGGCGATGCCGGTGTTGGAGGTGAACTGGTAGCGGTAGGGGTAGGAGATGGCTTCGCCGTCCTGGGCCTGGGCGACTTCCAGAAAGTTTGAGGCGAAGAGGTCGACGGCTTCTTGCTCGTCGTCGAAGTCAAACTCGTTGAGGAGGATGACGTCGGGGCGAACGAGCTGGATGACGTTGGCGATCTTTTGGGGGTGCTCGTCATCGGGGTTGGCGAGGGTTTCTACGAGGT
Coding sequences:
- a CDS encoding endonuclease/exonuclease/phosphatase family protein, whose protein sequence is MSPRHLLMALAIPALTACSSPSTTPEDAGNATDAPTYQDDADATPEPDADATPQPTSLRVATFNTSLFGSEAGDLVETLANPDDEHPQKIANVIQLVRPDVILLNEFDFDDEQEAVDLFASNFLEVAQAQDGEAISYPYRYQFTSNTGIASGFDLNGDNEVGDTVGTQAYGNDAFGFGLFPGQYAFAVLSKYPIDLEGMRTFQNFLWKDMPDNRIPEDFYSTDALEVLRLSSKNHVDLPIEVDGQTIHLLASHPTPPAFDGTEGRNKRRNADEIRFWHDYIRPAASDYIYDDAGQSGGLEEGAHFVIVGDLNDDPVDGDGLDAADLLVADATLIDPQPESTGAVASGTAREGANLEHQADHRFDTARFNPNVGNLRLDYALPSATLQVTGQGVFWPASTEPYFELIQVSDHHLVWVDVAFPQSDD